From Silurus meridionalis isolate SWU-2019-XX chromosome 14, ASM1480568v1, whole genome shotgun sequence, a single genomic window includes:
- the si:dkey-225f5.4 gene encoding ZW10 interactor isoform X1 yields the protein MATERATAILERTDPSLLKPCDSTEAQDAGEGKVMTTYLMDCRRKQKIMCQQYGVMDDMLKLLAGLESAEQFLNEPCPPKPDTEASTPWKALKAEYLEQVQEIEGLICTLVEHMDELLKKRQKLEALLVALEKKKEECKKQERAALQSKQRAEKQLSLRIDVSLQTAQDALRACDKRLLEIKTQVDKLLAQVSNWTAFRERLQDTLEVTRANMQYRLLSASPSELQLEILPRSTQQSLQPLHLSVAMTTEDHFRLKVFQGTAGLLEESVEGHVRELSAALLEVMECYISQGKMLAEIQALHSRFAIDWFPAKRLLIFLKSASTVCHLELDEGYPLSGRAKLLAVRKDGNLLNLSVLQPPVMNPTLTDWLEFLSSYPDF from the exons atggcGACAGAAAGAGCGACTGC GATACTAGAAAGGACTGATCCTTCTCTTTTGAAGCCATGCGACTCCACCGAGGCTCAGGATGCCGGAGAGGGAAAAGTTATGACCACGTATTTAATG GACTGCAGACGGAAACAGAAGATCATGTGCCAGCAGTATGGTGTGATGGACGATATGTTAAAGCTTCTTGCAGGCCTGGAGTCAGCAGAGCAGTTCCTGAATGAACCATGTCCACCTAAACCAG ACACTGAGGCCAGCACTCCTTGGAAGGCTTTAAAGGCGGAGTATCTTGAGCAGGTCCAAGAAATTGAAGGGCTGATATGCACACTAGTGGAGCACATGGACGAGTTGCTCAAAAAACGTCAAAAGCTGGAGGCTCTGCTGGTAGccctggaaaaaaaa AAAGAGGAGTGCAAGAAACAGGAGAGAGCTGCACTACAGTCGAAGCAGAGAGCTGAG AAACAGCTGAGTCTGCGAATAGATGTGTCCCTGCAGACAGCCCAGGATGCCTTGCGTGCATGTGACAAACGGCTTTTGGAAATTAAAACTCAAGTAGATAAACTGTTAGCCCAGGTGTCTAATTGGACAGCTTTTAGAGAAAG GTTGCAGGATACCCTGGAAGTTACTCGGGCTAATATGCAGTACAGGCTGTTGTCTGCGAGCCCCTCTGAGCTGCAATTAGAGATTCTGCCTCGCTCCACTCAGCAGTCCCTGCAACCGCTTCATCTGTCCGTCGCCATGACAACAGAAGACCACTTCCGCCTGAAG GTTTTTCAGGGCACTGCAGGCCTCTTGGAGGAGTCTGTGGAAGGCCATGTAAGAGAGCTAAGTGCTGCCCTGTTGGAAGTGATGGAGTGCTACATTAGTCAAGGAAAGATGCTTGCTGAAATCCAGGCACTTCATTCCAG GTTTGCAATCGACTGGTTTCCAGCAAAGCGCCTGCTGATCTTTCTTAAGTCTGCCTCTACAGTGTGCCACCTGGAGCTGGATGAAGGTTACCCGTTAAGTGGGCGTGCCAAACTGCTTGCTGTGCGCAAAGATGGCAACCTTCTCAATCTTTCTGTCCTGCAG CCCCCTGTGATGAATCCTACTCTGACAGATTGGCTTGAGTTTCTCTCGTCCTATCCAGATTTCTGA
- the si:dkey-225f5.4 gene encoding ZW10 interactor isoform X2 — MILERTDPSLLKPCDSTEAQDAGEGKVMTTYLMDCRRKQKIMCQQYGVMDDMLKLLAGLESAEQFLNEPCPPKPDTEASTPWKALKAEYLEQVQEIEGLICTLVEHMDELLKKRQKLEALLVALEKKKEECKKQERAALQSKQRAEKQLSLRIDVSLQTAQDALRACDKRLLEIKTQVDKLLAQVSNWTAFRERLQDTLEVTRANMQYRLLSASPSELQLEILPRSTQQSLQPLHLSVAMTTEDHFRLKVFQGTAGLLEESVEGHVRELSAALLEVMECYISQGKMLAEIQALHSRFAIDWFPAKRLLIFLKSASTVCHLELDEGYPLSGRAKLLAVRKDGNLLNLSVLQPPVMNPTLTDWLEFLSSYPDF, encoded by the exons at GATACTAGAAAGGACTGATCCTTCTCTTTTGAAGCCATGCGACTCCACCGAGGCTCAGGATGCCGGAGAGGGAAAAGTTATGACCACGTATTTAATG GACTGCAGACGGAAACAGAAGATCATGTGCCAGCAGTATGGTGTGATGGACGATATGTTAAAGCTTCTTGCAGGCCTGGAGTCAGCAGAGCAGTTCCTGAATGAACCATGTCCACCTAAACCAG ACACTGAGGCCAGCACTCCTTGGAAGGCTTTAAAGGCGGAGTATCTTGAGCAGGTCCAAGAAATTGAAGGGCTGATATGCACACTAGTGGAGCACATGGACGAGTTGCTCAAAAAACGTCAAAAGCTGGAGGCTCTGCTGGTAGccctggaaaaaaaa AAAGAGGAGTGCAAGAAACAGGAGAGAGCTGCACTACAGTCGAAGCAGAGAGCTGAG AAACAGCTGAGTCTGCGAATAGATGTGTCCCTGCAGACAGCCCAGGATGCCTTGCGTGCATGTGACAAACGGCTTTTGGAAATTAAAACTCAAGTAGATAAACTGTTAGCCCAGGTGTCTAATTGGACAGCTTTTAGAGAAAG GTTGCAGGATACCCTGGAAGTTACTCGGGCTAATATGCAGTACAGGCTGTTGTCTGCGAGCCCCTCTGAGCTGCAATTAGAGATTCTGCCTCGCTCCACTCAGCAGTCCCTGCAACCGCTTCATCTGTCCGTCGCCATGACAACAGAAGACCACTTCCGCCTGAAG GTTTTTCAGGGCACTGCAGGCCTCTTGGAGGAGTCTGTGGAAGGCCATGTAAGAGAGCTAAGTGCTGCCCTGTTGGAAGTGATGGAGTGCTACATTAGTCAAGGAAAGATGCTTGCTGAAATCCAGGCACTTCATTCCAG GTTTGCAATCGACTGGTTTCCAGCAAAGCGCCTGCTGATCTTTCTTAAGTCTGCCTCTACAGTGTGCCACCTGGAGCTGGATGAAGGTTACCCGTTAAGTGGGCGTGCCAAACTGCTTGCTGTGCGCAAAGATGGCAACCTTCTCAATCTTTCTGTCCTGCAG CCCCCTGTGATGAATCCTACTCTGACAGATTGGCTTGAGTTTCTCTCGTCCTATCCAGATTTCTGA
- the nr1d1 gene encoding nuclear receptor subfamily 1 group D member 1: MSTTMDTNNNTGGVISYIGSCGGSPNRTSPVFMYSENSNSSLQSLTQPCFGSSFPPSPNGSQDSSRMYTSSSSSSSSACGEDGSSSSSGGSPRGRDESNITYNSPNKSVATLTKFNGMVLLCKVCGDVASGFHYGVHACEGCKGFFRRSIQQNIQYKKCLKNETCTIMRINRNRCQQCRFKKCLSVGMSRDAVRFGRIPKREKQRMLAEMQSAMNNMVNNQLQNEFQMATLKTSTSYSPSSSSSSPCPGLTMASQPQPSVPVAPSPSPPAPALPSAQTAQSPPRITTSPPLCPSPGMDSTITAITKAHRETFVYAHDKLSLQSVNQFDLGGDNSNCFTSGFNMNSHNTIYQPNSALQCNGFEPDNRQHLQYSPVSNQQHQSLPYQNNAHHIPNSSWYGAQQGKENSNNIPAQNCPWKNRKDILLACPMNMHPQADPNKTPQEIWEDFSLSFTPAVREVVEFAKHIPGFSSLSQNDQITLLKAGTFEVLMVRFASLFNVKEKTVTFISGTTYSLEALKSMGMGALLRTMFDFSEKLSALELSAEELGLFTAVVLVSTDRSGIENVKSVEMLQDGLIKALRTLVSKSAPGDVSRFTKLLLKLPDLRTLNNMHSEKLLSFRIDA, encoded by the exons ATGAGCACGACAATGGACACGAACAACAATACCG GAGGAGTCATCTCTTACATTGGATCATGTGGAGGGTCTCCTAATCGCACCAGCCCGGTATTTATGTACAGCGAGAATTCCAACAGCAGTCTGCAGTCACTGACACAACCCTGCTTTGGGTCATCTTTCCCGCCTTCACCTAATGGTTCCCAAGATTCTTCACGTATGTACACCAGCAGCAGTAGCTCCAGCAGTTCAGCATGTGGTGAAGATGGGAGCTCATCAAGCTCTGGAGGATCCCCAAGGGGGCGGGATGAAAGCAACATCACGTACAATTCACCAAACAAATCAGTTGCTACTCTTACAA aGTTCAATGGAATGGTGTTACTCTGCAAAGTCTGTGGAGACGTGGCATCAGGCTTTCATTATGGTGTCCATGCCTGTGAAGGCTGCAAG GGGTTTTTCCGTCGAAGCATTCAGCAGAACATCCAATACAAAAAGTGCCTGAAAAATGAAACCTGCACTATTATGAGAATTAACCGCAATCGGTGTCAGCAGTGCCGTTTCAAGAAGTGTTTATCTGTTGGAATGTCTCGTGATG CTGTCCGTTTCGGTCGCATCCCAAAGCGTGAAAAACAGCGCATGCTAGCTGAGATGCAGAGTGCCATGAATAACATGGTGAACAACCAGCTGCAGAATGAATTCCAAATGGCTACTCTTAAAACAAGCACCTCATACTCcccatcctcatcttcctcttccccGTGCCCAGGTTTGACAATGGCCTCTCAGCCTCAGCCTTCTGTGCCTGTGGCTCCTTCTCCCTCTCCACCAGCTCCAGCATTGCCTTCTGCTCAAACTGCTCAGAGCCCTCCTCGGATTACCACCTCTCCACCATTATGCCCTAGTCCTGGCATGGACAGCACCATAACCGCCATTACCAAAGCTCATCGTGAAACTTTTGTCTATGCTCATGATAAGCTATCACTACAGTCAGTAAATCAGTTTGATCTGGGTGGCGACAACAGTAATTGCTTTACTTCTGGCTTCAATATGAATAGTCACAATACAATATATCAGCCTAATTCAGCTCTACAGTGCAATGGCTTTGAACCTGATAACAGACAACACCTTCAATACTCACCAGTCTCCAACCAGCAGCATCAGAGCCTGCCATACCAAAACAATGCGCATCACATTCCCAACAGCAGCTGGTACGGGGCTCAGCAGGGAAAAGAGAACAGCAACAACATTCCAGCGCAAAACTGCCCATGGAAGAACCGAAAAGATATTCTGCTG GCTTGTCCAATGAACATGCATCCTCAGGCAGATCCTAACAAGACACCCCAGGAGATTTGGGAAGATTTTTCTCTGAGCTTCACACCAGCTGTACGTGAGGTGGTAGAGTTTGCCAAGCATATCCCAGGTTTCAGCTCTCTGTCTCAAAACGATCAGATCACCTTGCTGAAAGCAGGCACCTTTGAG GTGCTGATGGTACGATTTGCATCCTTGTTTAATGTCAAGGAGAAGACTGTCACGTTTATTTCCGGCACGACCTACAGCCTAGAAGCTTTGAAGAGCATGGGAATGGGAGCCCTTTTGAGAACCATGTTTGACTTCAGCGAGAAACTCAGTGCACTCGAGCTGTCTGCAGAGGAGCTGGGTCTTTTCACTGCTGTGGTGCTGGTCTCTACAG ATCGCTCTGGTATCGAAAATGTTAAGTCGGTGGAGATGCTCCAGGACGGCCTGATTAAAGCACTTCGTACACTGGTGAGCAAGAGTGCCCCTGGTGATGTCTCTCGTTTCACCAAACTGCTGCTCAAACTGCCAGATCTGCGCACCCTTAACAACATGCACTCTGAGAAGCTTCTCTCCTTCCGCATTGATGCATGA
- the msl1a gene encoding male-specific lethal 1-like 1: MTMRTAVFKREGNKLDTDPGDQAIKQESQTGTKKEASECFMRVPGILSNIHNSTGQHFHSKAKTLSTSHCTTGKPVLSPALRRGQEENWVNLGTLTFPLTKQMGAEGAPVKSKSLFGHTSHNHMGKMDPVASNGSKQPRKAVPGGGVAGAGVPSPELGSDGKRRSAMKGIGHAASQTSCIRQILLLQLELIEQQQQQLQNKNKEIDDLKAEKEMLAARIERMERRLQMVKKDGVESRPTPRRRESVEAVPSASTGQSEGQCHTPQQTNFERIGKNLKRRFLFQESTLSRSRRGHSKTPPPKESQAVEEASQEELVPEVISPGSSLVESEELPYMATSEMYLCCWHQTPPSPWRDQSPVQEDTVAVPSWRESIVEPLEDEKGVDDTESLDDSVFLKRHSKLELDEKRRKRWDIQRIREQRMFQRLQQRMNKQKVIQESEPEMLSFYPDPEDVESVMITPFLPVVAFGRPLPNLKQQNFEIPWLDERTRQEGSKKKTPHRTCRK, translated from the exons ATGACTATGCGAACCGCTGTGTTCAAGAGAGAAGGAAACAAGCTGGACACGGACCCTGGTGACCAAGCTATAAAACAAGAATCCCAGACTGGCACAAAGAAGGAAGCCTCTGAATGTTTTATGCGTGTTCCTGGCATCCTAAGCAACATTCACAATAGCACTGGGCAGCATTTTCACAGCAAGGCTAAGACCCTTTCAACCAGCCACTGCACCACAGGGAaacctgttctgtctccagcaTTGAGGAGGGGACAGGAGGAGAACTGGGTGAACCTGGGGACTTTGACTTTTCCGTTGACTAAGCAAATGGGGGCTGAGGGCGCCCCGGTTAAAAGCAAGTCACTATTCGGACACACCAGTCATAACCACATGGGCAAGATGGATCCAGTGGCATCAAATGGTAGTAAGCAGCCTAGGAAGGCAGTGCCAGGAGGAGGAGTGGCAGGGGCAGGGGTACCTTCACCAGAACTTGGCTCTGATGGAAAACGGCGGAGTGCGATGAAGGGCATAGGCCACGCTGCCTCCCAGACCAGCTGCATCCGTCAGATCTTGCTGCTGCAACTAGAACTGATTgaacagcaacagcaacaatTGCAGAACAAGAACAAGGAGATAGATGACCTCAAAGCTGAAAAGGAGATG CTTGCAGCACGGATTGAGCGCATGGAGCGGCGGTTACAGATGGTGAAGAAGGATGGCGTTGAGAGTCGTCCCACTCCTCGCCGCAGGGAGTCTGTAGAGGCTGTCCCGTCAGCCAGCACTGGGCAGTCTGAGGGTCAGTGTCATACCCCACAACAAACGAATTTTGAAAGAATTGGCAAGAACCTGAAAAG GAGATTCCTTTTTCAGGAATCCACGCTGTCAAGGTCTAGGCGTGGACATTCTAAAACCCCCCCTCCTAAAGAAAGCCAAGCTGTGGAGGAGGCGTCTCAGGAAGAGTTGGTCCCTGAGGTAATTTCACCTGGTTCCTCCCTTGTCGAATCAGAAGAGCTGCCATACATGGCTACTTCTGAGATGTATCTCTGCTGCTGGCACCAGACTCCACCTTCACCATGGCGAGATCAGTCTCCTGTGCAGGAAGACACAGTTGCTG TCCCTTCTTGGCGAGAGAGCATTGTGGAGCCTCTGGAAGATGAAAAGGGAGTTGATGATACTGAG AGTCTGGATGACAGTGTCTTTCTGAAGCGCCATTCAAAACTAGAGCTGGATGAGAAGAGGCGAAAAAG GTGGGATATTCAGCGGATTCGGGAGCAGCGGATGTTCCAACGCCTTCAGCAGAGGATGAACAAGCAGAAAGTGATTCAGGAGAGTGAGCCAGAGATGCTCTCCTTTTACCCTGACCCAGAAGATG TGGAGTCTGTAATGATTACACCTTTCCTGCCAGTAGTGGCATTTGGCAGGCCTCTACCGAACCTTAAACAACA GAATTTTGAAATACCATGGTTAGATGAGCGTACCCGGCAAGAAGGTTCTAAGAAGAAGACGCCCCATCGGACCTGCCGCAAATGA